Genomic segment of Microtus ochrogaster isolate Prairie Vole_2 unplaced genomic scaffold, MicOch1.0 UNK81, whole genome shotgun sequence:
TAGCCTTCTGATATTGCTAGCAGTCCCTTTTCTAACTAATTGCTAAAGACACCTGTTTTATTGCAAGTAGTGACTTTCACTGTAATTTCctctgaaacatatttcatgatagctGCCTAGTTACCCATTGACGTTAGAACTCACTCCTCTCCTTAGGGTCTATGCTGACTGACCTGGGAAAGATCGTAAAAAcccctttgttcagacctaatgcttggtgcccctactataaaaagtgGGTTCAGAAACTAGCTTTTGGCCACAGCCTAACAAATGCCATCTCTgactgtggtctcagctagctgataagcttctgtgccccacggtgttttttttttttttatttttttattttttatttttaagtttgcttctggttttcctaggatctggtttctggaataaagtttgtttctggtttattagacttggtggtgttctcatctttgtgcaaaccccctggacccaacaataAGGAGGAAGCAGCTTTTTCTTCCCGGCCATTGGCTATCTTagctccgaaataatcacatagaaactgtatcagttaaatcactgcttggcccattagctctagcttcttattggctaactcttacatattagtttaacccatttctattaatctgtatatcaccatgtggtcgtggcctaccagcaatgtttcagcacatctatctccagcagcggctccatgacttctatctccaactctgcctcctttctcccaacattcagtttagttttctctgcctacctaagttctgccctatcaacaggccgagacaatttctttattcattaatggtaatcacagcacacagaggggctcCCACATCAGcccattgctttggggaaggtccaaggcccttcctactatatctaggctgagttaggtatccatccaaagagaatgggttcacaagtacaagcagtagggataaatcctggtgcctctgccagtggccatacaactgtcacccacattcagagagtctagtttggtcctatgctggttcttttCCTGTCAGGCTAgagtaaaaaaaaagcacaggttGTTCTCCCACAGGACTcgggtttaattcccaacatCAGCATATCAGCTCACAaccgtctctaactccagtttcctGGGATCTGATATCTTCACAGacaataaagctaaataaattatatgcacatatataaacgGAACAatgtgctgccaagcctgagatcCACGTCACCACGTCACCACTGCAGAGGAGTCCTGAAAGCTCCCCTCTGACCTCCCTGTCTGTGCTGTGCCCATAAACGAACTTTAAGAAACAGAATGCTCAGTAGAGCCAGGTCTGACTGCAGCAATGGGTTCCAATTAGTCGCTTTTTGCATTGACCAGAGgcgataataaataaatatatttgattgACATATGAGAGATTGACATAGGACACGTCATAGAGAGAACACAGAGGCAAACTTCTCGAAGGTAAGGCTGACTGGTCCTCTTGAACTGACATTTCTGGACCACCCAAACTCTTCATGCTCCTGTGGTGCTTAAAAACTATGAAGCCAGGGGCGTGGCTCAGGGTGGAGCCCCTGTCTAGAGtcccccagtgagaggctgggggcATGGTTCAGGGTTGGAGCCCCTGTGAGGAGCTGGGGCGTGGCAAGAATTTCATCTCCAGCACTATGTACACTTGGCATGGTGAGAAGGCCTTAATCTCAGCAGCCAAGGGGTACCCATCCTGGGATCCCTGGCCTGTCTCCTGCTCACTGTGGAGGGAATAGGCTTGAGGGCTGGGGACCCCAAGTGCTCACCTGCTCTCTGCTGCCATCAGTGGGAACTGAGGCCCTAGGTCCCATCCAGCTCTGACCCTTACTTGCCCACACAGAAGTCCCGGAAGATGAGGTCCAGGACCTCTTCagtgcctcctcctcctgtgagGTAGCTCAGGTGCCTCCGAGCCCGACGCAGGGCCTCGGCTGCCAGGGCCAGGTCTGTGGTTGCCTGGTAGTGGCCCAGGGCATCCAGGCAGCTCTGGAGGTGATGCTGGTGCCTAGCTCGGGTCAGGAGCGGTGGTCCTGTGGATGGGTCCCCACACCTGCCAGAAACAAGACTTGGCATTTCACTTGGCCTGTGCAGCCACCTTTTGAACAGGCCCCCCCAACTGTACTCCTTTTGCAGAGAGAGATACTGAGGCTGAGGGACAGGCATGAACCCAAAGCCAGCAGCTCTGCCTGCACCTGAACTTGAGTTGGAGTGCGGAAGGGGGCCAAGGGAGACTCACACGGCAGCCAGCTCGGTCTTTAGGGCCTGCAGGAGGCCATCCAGCCCAGCTCCGGTGAGGCAGGACAGCAGCAGGTGCGGCATCCCTAATAAGGCAGTGTCGCTGGCGGGGGGACTAGTGGGAAGCAGGTCAGATTTGTTGAGCAGCAGCAGGAAGCGCTGTCTGCCGCTGTTGGGGCTCTGCGCTGCCAGTGGGGCTACCACATTGTCCAGGAAGCTGCAGCAGGAGGGGGAGGCCAGGTCGGAGGCATCCAGGACCCCCAGGATGATGTCAGCCTGCTCcaacctgggaaggaaggaagccacgTTGTGGGGCACAGTCACGGAAGCCTAGGATGGCCCTGTGGGTGACGAGCAGAGGAGGGGTGCACCTGAGGGAGGGACAGGCACTgcagggtggaggcaggggctTGGCCAGGTCTGTTAGGGAGCATGGTTGGGGCACAGCAGAGGAACTGGAGGTCAGAGCCTCTGGTGGAGAAGGGTTTGAATGATGCGGGAGACAGGGTGGGTGGGGCAAAGAGGGGGAGCGGAAGGGAAGCCAGCCAAGCTTGCATCTCAGTCAAACTACGAGGCTCCCCGTACCCCTGGCTTTGGGGGAACTCAAAATTTTTTGTTTCAGGAATAATGAAATAGACTAGAGGGGAGAAAAAGACCCCAGGTGGCTTTGTCCCCAGCCCTGCACCCACCGCTGGTGAGCCCTTCGCACGCCCTCCTGCTCAGCCACGCCCACGCCTTCCCGCAGCCCAGCAGTATCACTCAGCAGCACAGGGAAGCCAGCCAGGTCCACAGGCGTCTCCAGCACATCTCGGGTGGTCCCTGGCTCTGGGGACACGATGGACACGGGCTTCTGGCCTGAAGGTGGACAGAGTGTGATGAAGGGCAGTAGGGTGAAGGTAAGAGGCCCCACCTTCCCCCTACAGCCCTGCCCAGGAGTCTGCCAGAACCCCACATACTGAGAAGATTCACCAGACTACTCTTGCCCGCATTGGGGGGTCCAGTGACCACAACGTGCGCCCCCGAGCGGAGCCTCTGACCACGCCTGGCATCTCGTAGGTGGGAAGCCAGTGTAGCCTCCAGGGTTCGAACGTCTCTGTccactgagagagggagaagttAGGCTGAGGAAAGGCgatcaggaggatctctggggtgCTGAGACGCCAGCCCCACCctctcaaagacagacataccCTGCTCCAACACATCCTCTTCCAAACTGCCGTCCTCTCCGAAGTCAATATAGGCTTCTACATGGGCCAGAGCCTGGGAGGAAGGCGAAGACGTCATGGGTGCTCCTGGGAACCCACGGTCCTCCTCTAAGCCCAGTTCCAGCTTGACCTAAGTGACCAGACTGGCATTTCACAGGTCTAGAGCTTTTCTAAGGATGGGATGGACGGGTGAGCAAGCAGGTCTTGCCTTGGTGAGGGTCTTGGCCCAGCCTCGGCACAGTTGGCCCAGCTCCCCATCCAGCTGCCTCAGGGCCTGGCGccgctgggcctcagtttctgcGTGGATCAGATCGGCCAGTCCCTCCACTTCAGTCAGGCTCAGCTTTCCGTGGGCGAATGCCCTTCTGGTGAACTCCCCAGCCTCAGCTGGTCGCAGTCCTGGCACACTACCTGAAAGCATCACAAGGCCCAGGCTCCTGATCCCAATGGCAGGTTCCACACGGTTTCCAGGTTGGCGCCCCGCCCCCACTGTATGGACAGTCAGGAAGCTGGCTGGTTCCCAGAGCTGGACTCGGATGGGTATGACCCAGGTACCATGCCTGGGGGTTAGTTAGGAGATGTCTGTCAGAACCCAGGCCAGCTGCTGCTCAGGTCACCTGCAGCTGCCCCTTCCACATAGGCCTACACAGACAGACTAGAAACCATTAGAGGTCTCCTGTGGCAAACCGGTTTGTCGGACACACAGTTCCTGGAAAGGCAAgaccctccctgcctccaccacccagcaatCACAGGCAGGCTGGCTGTAAGCTGGTACTGTGGGCCACTCAGTCAGCTCCCTGCATAGGATCTAGCCCTTCCTCAGAACAACTGCCACCAAACATATACCCTGCTCCCGAGTCAGCTGTCCTCACAGGCCTCCCTATACTGCAGTCTGCCTATGGcattaatcgtgtgtgtgtgtctgtccgtccaggaagtcagaggacagcttgcataAATCACCACAGAGATTGCGGGATTGGAACTCAGCTCGGGCTTGGCAACCATCACCTTATCTGGCAGAGTCAGCAATCTAGAAGGACCACGTTAATGATAAACCTCTTCCCACAAATGACATTCTCTATCTTGTAGCCGACACCAGAGATCTTTCAGTCTCCCCGGGAACAGTGTCACAAAACAGAGCCTCACCCAACGCCTGCAGGACGCCGCTGACCACCGCGGGACCTCCGTGCATGTGAAACTCCACGCAATCCTCACCCGTGAAACTCCGGGGGCCTTGTACGGCAAAGAGCAGAGTCAGACGATGGGCACGGCCCGGGCTGACTCCCGGAGGGGGCTGAGGCTGGGCCACTAGCGCTGTGGGATCCTGGATCGAGCCCCTCACCTGGAAACCAGAGGACGAGCGCGCGGTCCAGCGGCTCCCCGGAGAGAGGGTGGCGGAGAAGGTACAGGCGGGCGCTGCGGGCCGGAGGTGGCTCCCGGGACGCCGTGAGGCTGCGGAGCGCGATCCCGCTGGCCGGGCCACTGGTGCGGATCACAGCGATGGCGCAGCGGCCCTGGCCGGAGCTGAGCGCGAAGATGGTGCTCTCGGGGGTCCAGGACCCGGCGCCGCTGCTCCGGCGTGCGCACAGCCTGGGGGCCGGGAAGTAGACAAGTAAGCGCACTCCGGACGCCGAGCCTCGGAGTGAAGGACCGAGGGAACGTCGCCCGGGGATGCCCCGGGGCCTAGAGCAGCGCCCCCCGCAGTGACAGCGGGTCTGTCCCACCCACCTGCGGGGCGCCCGCGCTGCCCGCATCGCCAGGGCACTCAGCCCGCGCCACATGAATTTCCAACCAGCCAGCTCCCTGCCCGACGTCCCTGCGCGGCTTCAAGTTCCGGGAGGAAGTCCCGCCCCTTCGCGGCGTGACTGGCAGTGCGCCCAGCGACTCTCCACTACCATTGACCGTGGTTTCTATTGGTTCACACAAGGGAAACCAAGGGGGTGTGCGCAGCGCAAGAGTGTCCCCCGGAAATATGAGGCCCAAGTTTTTGGTTCTTAGACCGGCTGGGAGCCGAGACAGTGTGAGGAAGAAATCCCAGGCTGTCACAGGGAGAAGGCTCGCGTCTCGTTCTTCCCTTGTGTGCATAGCTTTAGAGGCGCCAAGAAGCTACGTGTGCAGTTTCACTTCTAGAAGAGGgcagctcagctggcaaaggcCTGAGAACCCGAGTTTGAGCCCCGGGACCCCGCTTAGTGAAGGATGGCAGACTTGTGCAAGTTGTTATTAGAcctccgagagagagagagagagagagagagagagagagagagagagagagagagagaNNNNNNNNNNNNNNNNNNNNNNNNNNNNNNNNNNNNNNNNNNNNNNNNNNNNNNNNNNNNNNNNNNNNNNNNNNNNNNNNNNNNNNNNNNNNNNNNNNNNNNNNNNNNNNNNNNNNNNNNagacagagacagagagaggggggaagagggggaagagggggagagggggagagggggagacagacagagacagactccTCAAAGCATCTTAATAAGTGCTTGAGATGAGTTCCTGGGAAAGTCACGCCCTAGATTAGTGAAAAAATCTAATCCAAACTTTTTGGGAAGTTTGTTCCTGGCCCTTCTTAGATCTCTCCGCTGCCCCCTTCCCAAGCTTTGCCAGCGGCAGATCCTAGGCAAGCATTTTAGCCAGGAGCCATTTCCAGGCCTGGTTCCTCCTCCAGGCGGCTCTActccagccctggcttcctcGCTCTCTCCTAGGACTCGGTTGGTCGCAGGTCCGATGTGTGCCGGTGGCTCCCGAAAGGAGCCCTGGGTTACCTTCAGGTTAACCTGGGGCAGGGCTGAATTGCGGGGTGAAGGCGGAGGCTCAAATTCCTGGCACCGGGCGGGCGGAGCCTCGGGAGCGCCCTCGCACGGCTAATTCTCCGGTTCTGGACCCGGGCGGGCGGGCGCTCTTTAAGAACACGCTGCCTGGCAGCTTAAGGTCGCAAAGCCCACAGGTCCTCAACTGCCCTACTTTGCAGGCTGTGAAACAGGAACAGTGACGTTGTCCATCTCCCGTGGTTCCTTCTTAACACGTTTACAACAAATGCCCATTACATCCTGGGCACCGAGAAGCAAACTGGGCTCACAGTCCTTCAGAGTGGACCACTCAAGACTGGGAGAAGTTGGGAGGCCGGAGCCTGGAGCCTGAGCTCAGTGGGTTAGGCGCTTGCTGCTAAacctgatgacatgagttcaatcccccccGACTCACTTGGTGGAGGGAGGGAATCAGTTCTCAAGTTGTCCCCTGGTCTCCACACACTCGTCAGAAcctcagaaacaaacatttttcttttttaaagtcagggCCTCGGAAAAAAGGGAGCACACCTAAAGCCAGAGgcttgtcctctgcaagagcgagCATTTCCCCAGCAAGCTGGACTTTGTTGGGCTTCCCCCTCCCCAGCAACCCCCCACTCATGCAAGTTTCAGAAAAgcagcctttcttttccttccttccttcctttctttctttctttctttctttctttctttctttctttcttcccaagacgggatttccctgtgtaacatcctggaactccctcagtagagcaggctggccttgaactcagagagctgcctgcctctgcctcctgaatgctgggattaaaagtgtgtcacCATCCAGTAGGGTTattttttaagatctattttttatttttatttacgaATGTGTACTCTCTGTGTTAGGTTTATTCAGAGGCCGGAAGAGGTTGTCATAgctcctggtactggagttacagggtgtGGGacccgaactctggtcctctggaagagctcaagtgcgcagccatctctccagcttggtCCATCCTTTTAGGACGCAAGGTCTAGTATAGCCCACAGTGGCCATGGACTTGCTATGTAGCGGAGGATCGCTTTGAAATAcggatctttctgcttcctacgTGCAGGAATGGGAGATCTGTGCCAGCCAGACCGGGGCTATACCGACTGCGTCACCCTGCAGTCTCCGCCCGCCACTCTGGAGACTGAAGGCAAAGTTTTGTGCGGGTTAGACCAGTCTCTGACACCTCAGCCCTCGGCCGGACTATTTATTGCATTATCTCTGTGTGAGGTGGTGCGAGCCATGCCGGGGGTGCTCTTGTGGGCGTAGGTTCTCCACAGTCGGGATTACGGAcacaaactcaggttctcagtaCCTTGATGAAGGGAGCCGTTCTGCAGGCTCCGGACCATATTTAGTAAACTCGGCCCCTGTATCCTGATCCCTTTGTGGAGGCTGGCGTGGGTGCAGAGGGTGACAAGCGCGTTTTAGGCAGGTGAACTCTactgcaaaggccctggggcaggcTGAATCGGCTGCCACGCCATCTCACTGACACTTCTGTTGTGGTAGTTGAGCTATTGTTCTCAGAAATGCCACTCAACAAGATCCTCCTGCTCCCACATCCTGCAGTAAGGAAATCACGGCCAGCTCAGCTTCCACACCACGTGAactctgtgggtgggtgggtaaacGGAGGCTGTGAGGGTGAGTGCGGGCGGGAACAAGCACCAGCGATCCAAGAGGTCGGGTGGGAAGGAAGCTCAGAAAACAACTCGGGCGGAGacgggaagcagaggccaggcgGGCGGGACTGAGGGACTCAGGGAAGAAGAATCGAGGTTTGGCTCGGGCGGGGACGACAATCAAGTGAAGCGCAGGGACGGCGGGCGGTGCGGGCGGGCGAGAGCGGCCTTTGTCTCCTCCCGCGCGCTCGGTGGTGCCACTCCGGTCCCCATGAGCCCGCGGCCCCCCGGCGCCCGGGCGTCCTGCAGCCCCTGACCTGCCCTGTCCTCGCCATGGCCGAGGCAGCCTCGGGCGCCGGGGGCGCGACCCTGGAGGGGGAGCGAGGGAAGAGGCCCCCGCCGGAGGGCGAGCCTGCAGCGCCTGCGTCTGGAGTCCTGGGTACGTGAGCTGCGGATGGCACCGGGACAGGTGCACGGGTGAGCCCTGGGGCTGCAGGGGACGCCGATAGGGGTCACACATCCCGAGCCTGGCGTGTGGCCCAGGGGCCGCTCCTCGTGGGGCTGCGGCTGCGGCACAGCGCGCGGGGTTGGGGCAGAGCGTTTGTATTGAGGGGTCCCCGTTGCGGGGACGTGGACACGCCCCTCTGACAGCCCCAGCCTGGCTGGTGTGAGCCCTGCCATCTGGAGACTCCCAGCACAGGGAAGCAGGGTAATATGAACAGTTCTGGGTTCGAATCCC
This window contains:
- the Gtpbp3 gene encoding tRNA modification GTPase GTPBP3, mitochondrial — translated: MWRGLSALAMRAARAPRRLCARRSSGAGSWTPESTIFALSSGQGRCAIAVIRTSGPASGIALRSLTASREPPPARSARLYLLRHPLSGEPLDRALVLWFPGPRSFTGEDCVEFHMHGGPAVVSGVLQALGSVPGLRPAEAGEFTRRAFAHGKLSLTEVEGLADLIHAETEAQRRQALRQLDGELGQLCRGWAKTLTKALAHVEAYIDFGEDGSLEEDVLEQVDRDVRTLEATLASHLRDARRGQRLRSGAHVVVTGPPNAGKSSLVNLLSQKPVSIVSPEPGTTRDVLETPVDLAGFPVLLSDTAGLREGVGVAEQEGVRRAHQRLEQADIILGVLDASDLASPSCCSFLDNVVAPLAAQSPNSGRQRFLLLLNKSDLLPTSPPASDTALLGMPHLLLSCLTGAGLDGLLQALKTELAAVCGDPSTGPPLLTRARHQHHLQSCLDALGHYQATTDLALAAEALRRARRHLSYLTGGGGTEEVLDLIFRDFCVGK